Proteins encoded within one genomic window of Agelaius phoeniceus isolate bAgePho1 chromosome Z, bAgePho1.hap1, whole genome shotgun sequence:
- the SLC26A1 gene encoding sulfate anion transporter 1 isoform X2: protein METPLEATRMENNTSSCFLMERKTHVKINRKEIMVAKLRKTCSCTPQKLKNFLMDFFPVLRWLPKYRCKEYIWGDIMSGLVIGIILVPQAIAYSLLAGLKPIYSLYTSFFANIIYFLMGTSRHVSVGIFSLISLMVGQVVDRELLLAGFDLNDDAPPASGDGSLQNDNLSNTTAFNLTIAGINAECGKECYAIGIATALTFMAGVYQVLMGIFRLGFVSMYLSESVLDGFATGASLTILTAQVKYLIGIKIPRSQGHGMLVITWINIFRNISQANLCDVITSAICIVVLVTAKEIGDRYKHKLKFPLPTELVVIVVATLVSHYGKLNEVYASSVSGAIPTGFIPPKVPEFNLMLRVALDALPLAIVSFVFTVSLSEMFAKKYAYTIRANQEMFAVGFCNIIPSFFHSFATSAALAKTLVKTSTGCQTQISGVISAMVVLLVLLFLAPLFYSLQKCVLACIIIVSLRGALRKFRDVPARYCVNKVDTLVWVVTMSASALVSTEIGLLVGIVFSMLCIIVRTQRPRTALLGQIQDTSFYEDDLEYENLSTVPKVKIFRFEAPLYYANRNYFLKSLYRLTNLDPNLEAARRKKYEKKEKQHLKKGNHKTANGLGIGETTLQLVPKQIDFQALVVDCSSISFLDTTGVNTLKEILKDYKNLNISVLLACCNPSVIDSLKRGGYFGKDFGCMQEMLFYSIHNAVLFAKDQKLPADCAV, encoded by the exons ATGGAAACACCACTTGAGGCTACCAGAATGGAAAACAACACCTCATCCTGCTTTCTCATGGAAAGAAAGACTCATGTCAAGATTAATAGGAAAGAAATCATGGTAGCTAAGCTGAGAAagacctgctcctgcacaccaCAGAAGCTGAAGAACTTTCTTATGGACTTCTTTCCTGTTTTGCGATGGCTTCCCAAGTACCGATGCAAAGAGTACATCTGGGGGGATATTATGTCTGGGTTAGTGATTGGGATAATTCTGGTGCCTCAAGCAATTGCATACTCACTGCTGGCAGGTCTGAAGCCCATTTATAGCCTTTACACATCTTTCTTTGCCAACATCATCTATTTCTTAATGGGCACATCCCGTCACGTCTCAGTTGGCATTTTCAGCTTGATAAGCTTAATGGTGGGACAAGTTGTGGACCGAGAACTTCTCCTGGCTGGGTTTGACTTGAATGATGATGCCCCACCAGCCTCAGGTGACGGCTCTCTGCAGAATGACAATCTGTCCAACACAACTGCCTTCAACCTTACCATTGCGGGGATAAATGCCGAGTGTGGGAAAGAGTGCTACGCTATTGGCATTGCTACAGCCTTGACATTCATGGCTGGAGTGTATCAG GTTCTAATGGGGATCTTCCGTCTAGGTTTTGTATCTATGTACCTATCTGAGTCCGTACTAGATGGCTTTGCAACTGGTGCTTCCTTAACCATTTTAACAGCTCAAGTGAAGTATCTTATTGGAATAAAAATTCCACGCAGCCAAGGGCATGGGATGCTGGTTATTACCTGGATTAACATTTTCCGGAACATTTCTCAGGCCAACCTTTGTGATGTCATCACAAGTGCAATTTGTATTGTGGTGCTGGTCACTGCTAAGGAAATTGGAGATCGGTATAAGCATAAACTGAAATTTCCTCTTCCCACGGAGCTGGTAGTTATTGTTGTGGCAACACTGGTGTCACACTACGGTAAGTTAAATGAAGTGTATGCATCCAGTGTTTCTGGAGCTATTCCAACAGGATTTATCCCTCCAAAGGTACCAGAGTTCAACTTAATGCTCAGAGTTGCTCTAGATGCTTTGCCTCTTGCCATAGTCAGCTTTGTCTTCACTGTATCCCTTTCTGAAATGTTTGCAAAGAAATATGCTTACACCATCCGAGCCAATCAAGAAATGTTTGCTGTGGGGTTCTGCaacatcattccttccttcttccactCTTTTGCAACCAGTGCAGCTTTGGCAAAAACACTCGTCAAAACATCTACAGGCTGCCAAACTCAAATCTCTGGAGTAATTAGTGCAATGGTGGTTTTGCTggtgctgctcttcctggcaCCCCTCTTCTACTCCTTGCAGAAGTGTGTCCTGGCTTGTATCATCATTGTGAGCCTTCGGGGAGCCCTGAGGAAATTCCGAGATGTGCCAGCACGGTACTGTGTGAATAAGGTGGACACACTTGTTTGGGTAGTTACCATGTCTGCCTCTGCCTTGGTCAGCACCGAAATAGGGCTGTTGGTTGGCATTGTTTTCTCCATGTTATGCATCATTGTTCGGACCCAGAGGCCACGGACAGCCCTGCTTGGTCAGATTCAAGACACAAGCTTTTATGAGGATGACTTAGAATATGAAAATCTCTCTACTGTTCCAAAGGTCAAAATATTTCGCTTTGAGGCCCCACTTTACTATGCAAATAGAAACTACTTCCTAAAGTCTCTGTACAGATTGACCAATTTAGATCCTAACCTAGAAGCTGCTCGGAGGAAGAAATatgagaagaaggaaaagcagcatctGAAAAAGGGAAATCACAAAACTGCTAATGGACTGGGCATTGGAGAAACCACTCTGCAACTAGTTCCTAAGCAAATTGATTTCCAAGCCCTTGTTGTCGATTGTTCTTCCATCTCATTTTTGGACACCACTGGAGTTAATACTTTGAAGGAAATCCTGAAAGACTACAAGAATTTAAACATTTCTGTTCTCCTGGCTTGCTGCAATCCCTCAGTGATAGACTCTCTAAAAAGAGGGGGTTACTTTGGAAAGGATTTTGGATGTATGCAGGAAATGCTGTTCTACAGTATACATAATGCTGTGCTgtttgcaaaagaccaaaagctTCCAGCAGACTGCGCAGTTTAA
- the SLC26A1 gene encoding sulfate anion transporter 1 isoform X1 → MVSDEVLQLLDLFCLSDVVSESCDPEVLCYWVLIQERLWNYCSYFVPLSDVWLKTSIHSNVQKQSWYIPVKKLSRNTLNEVSTGKMETPLEATRMENNTSSCFLMERKTHVKINRKEIMVAKLRKTCSCTPQKLKNFLMDFFPVLRWLPKYRCKEYIWGDIMSGLVIGIILVPQAIAYSLLAGLKPIYSLYTSFFANIIYFLMGTSRHVSVGIFSLISLMVGQVVDRELLLAGFDLNDDAPPASGDGSLQNDNLSNTTAFNLTIAGINAECGKECYAIGIATALTFMAGVYQVLMGIFRLGFVSMYLSESVLDGFATGASLTILTAQVKYLIGIKIPRSQGHGMLVITWINIFRNISQANLCDVITSAICIVVLVTAKEIGDRYKHKLKFPLPTELVVIVVATLVSHYGKLNEVYASSVSGAIPTGFIPPKVPEFNLMLRVALDALPLAIVSFVFTVSLSEMFAKKYAYTIRANQEMFAVGFCNIIPSFFHSFATSAALAKTLVKTSTGCQTQISGVISAMVVLLVLLFLAPLFYSLQKCVLACIIIVSLRGALRKFRDVPARYCVNKVDTLVWVVTMSASALVSTEIGLLVGIVFSMLCIIVRTQRPRTALLGQIQDTSFYEDDLEYENLSTVPKVKIFRFEAPLYYANRNYFLKSLYRLTNLDPNLEAARRKKYEKKEKQHLKKGNHKTANGLGIGETTLQLVPKQIDFQALVVDCSSISFLDTTGVNTLKEILKDYKNLNISVLLACCNPSVIDSLKRGGYFGKDFGCMQEMLFYSIHNAVLFAKDQKLPADCAV, encoded by the exons ATGGTGTCTGATGaagtcctgcagctgctggatcTATTTTGCTTATCAGATGTAGTTTCAG AAAGCTGTGATCCTGAGGTACTGTGCTACTGGGTGCTGATACAAGAACGGTTGTGGAACTACTGCAGCTACTTTGTGCCTTTG AGCGATGTCTGGCTGAAGACTTCCATTCATTCCAACGTGCAAAAACAGAGCTGGTACATTCCCGTCAAAAAGTTATCCAG GAACACATTAAATGAAGTGAGCACTGGGAAAATGGAAACACCACTTGAGGCTACCAGAATGGAAAACAACACCTCATCCTGCTTTCTCATGGAAAGAAAGACTCATGTCAAGATTAATAGGAAAGAAATCATGGTAGCTAAGCTGAGAAagacctgctcctgcacaccaCAGAAGCTGAAGAACTTTCTTATGGACTTCTTTCCTGTTTTGCGATGGCTTCCCAAGTACCGATGCAAAGAGTACATCTGGGGGGATATTATGTCTGGGTTAGTGATTGGGATAATTCTGGTGCCTCAAGCAATTGCATACTCACTGCTGGCAGGTCTGAAGCCCATTTATAGCCTTTACACATCTTTCTTTGCCAACATCATCTATTTCTTAATGGGCACATCCCGTCACGTCTCAGTTGGCATTTTCAGCTTGATAAGCTTAATGGTGGGACAAGTTGTGGACCGAGAACTTCTCCTGGCTGGGTTTGACTTGAATGATGATGCCCCACCAGCCTCAGGTGACGGCTCTCTGCAGAATGACAATCTGTCCAACACAACTGCCTTCAACCTTACCATTGCGGGGATAAATGCCGAGTGTGGGAAAGAGTGCTACGCTATTGGCATTGCTACAGCCTTGACATTCATGGCTGGAGTGTATCAG GTTCTAATGGGGATCTTCCGTCTAGGTTTTGTATCTATGTACCTATCTGAGTCCGTACTAGATGGCTTTGCAACTGGTGCTTCCTTAACCATTTTAACAGCTCAAGTGAAGTATCTTATTGGAATAAAAATTCCACGCAGCCAAGGGCATGGGATGCTGGTTATTACCTGGATTAACATTTTCCGGAACATTTCTCAGGCCAACCTTTGTGATGTCATCACAAGTGCAATTTGTATTGTGGTGCTGGTCACTGCTAAGGAAATTGGAGATCGGTATAAGCATAAACTGAAATTTCCTCTTCCCACGGAGCTGGTAGTTATTGTTGTGGCAACACTGGTGTCACACTACGGTAAGTTAAATGAAGTGTATGCATCCAGTGTTTCTGGAGCTATTCCAACAGGATTTATCCCTCCAAAGGTACCAGAGTTCAACTTAATGCTCAGAGTTGCTCTAGATGCTTTGCCTCTTGCCATAGTCAGCTTTGTCTTCACTGTATCCCTTTCTGAAATGTTTGCAAAGAAATATGCTTACACCATCCGAGCCAATCAAGAAATGTTTGCTGTGGGGTTCTGCaacatcattccttccttcttccactCTTTTGCAACCAGTGCAGCTTTGGCAAAAACACTCGTCAAAACATCTACAGGCTGCCAAACTCAAATCTCTGGAGTAATTAGTGCAATGGTGGTTTTGCTggtgctgctcttcctggcaCCCCTCTTCTACTCCTTGCAGAAGTGTGTCCTGGCTTGTATCATCATTGTGAGCCTTCGGGGAGCCCTGAGGAAATTCCGAGATGTGCCAGCACGGTACTGTGTGAATAAGGTGGACACACTTGTTTGGGTAGTTACCATGTCTGCCTCTGCCTTGGTCAGCACCGAAATAGGGCTGTTGGTTGGCATTGTTTTCTCCATGTTATGCATCATTGTTCGGACCCAGAGGCCACGGACAGCCCTGCTTGGTCAGATTCAAGACACAAGCTTTTATGAGGATGACTTAGAATATGAAAATCTCTCTACTGTTCCAAAGGTCAAAATATTTCGCTTTGAGGCCCCACTTTACTATGCAAATAGAAACTACTTCCTAAAGTCTCTGTACAGATTGACCAATTTAGATCCTAACCTAGAAGCTGCTCGGAGGAAGAAATatgagaagaaggaaaagcagcatctGAAAAAGGGAAATCACAAAACTGCTAATGGACTGGGCATTGGAGAAACCACTCTGCAACTAGTTCCTAAGCAAATTGATTTCCAAGCCCTTGTTGTCGATTGTTCTTCCATCTCATTTTTGGACACCACTGGAGTTAATACTTTGAAGGAAATCCTGAAAGACTACAAGAATTTAAACATTTCTGTTCTCCTGGCTTGCTGCAATCCCTCAGTGATAGACTCTCTAAAAAGAGGGGGTTACTTTGGAAAGGATTTTGGATGTATGCAGGAAATGCTGTTCTACAGTATACATAATGCTGTGCTgtttgcaaaagaccaaaagctTCCAGCAGACTGCGCAGTTTAA